The genomic segment TTCCGGCGATGAAGATGGCGGTCTTGAAAAGCTTTATCACCTTTACATAAGTGATGAAAAAGGCGGCACCGTTAAAACGGTTTTGCATGCCATTGAAAATAAGCTTCACCATTACAGCCAGGAGGCTGCCACGCTCCAACAATTGTTGAAAAGTGTTGAGCGTGAACTGAAAGCTGTCAGTGCTGATTTTGAAGTGGAAAAAGAGAGGGTCGTGAACCTTGAAGATCAAATCAACCAGCTGCATCGGTCCTGGACGTGGAGGATCGGTCGTGTCCTTGTCAGCATCATTGCGGTCCCTCTCCGGCTTTTTTTGGGATTGGTTGCAAAAAAAAGAAGGTAGGGCAACCACCTGGCACATTTACGTCCCTTTGTTCTTTTTCGTGTGGTCCGACAGATATTTCAGGGGAGCAAGGATGAGGTTTCCGGTTTTCCAGGTGTAGGACTTCAGGATCGTCTCGATCCTGTTTTGCCTTTCTTCGATCAATGCATTCAGTTCGCCCATTTTCGCACGGATTCGGTCGAGTTCACCTGTTAGGAAGAGATTTTGCCTGCTCATTTTGCTCTGTTCGTCCTGAAGCCCTTGGATATTTAATTGTAATGATTTTATTTGTTCCAGGAGATCGCTCTGTTCGTCCTGAAGCAATTTGTTCTTCTGCTGGGATGATCGTACTTGTTCCTGCAGATCACTGATCACCGCATTTAGGTGATTGGTTTTTTCCAAGCAGGATTTCTGCAGTTTTGCCAGATCATCTTCAAGATCAGAATTTTTTTGTATAAGCTCTTTGATCCTGTCTTGATACGCCTTCTCCCTGTATTGTGCCATATGGTAGAAGAAGGGAGAATCCCGGTCGTACTGTTCACCGTTCCACGGATTGATGCCGAAATAGCTGATCAGGTTCTCCGGAAAGTCTCCCGTAATGGAATCATCGGTTTTGTCTGTTGATATGCCGCCTGCGTGGAAGAAAGCGATGATCCGGTCAACGAAAAAGAATTCATACCTGGTAAAACACCGCAGGTTGTAATCCCAGTCGGCTGTGGTTGAATACTTTGTATTGAAATACCCGACGGTTTGAATGACACTTCGGGGGTAGAATAATGCCTGGTGGCAGATGTTCTTCCTTAGAAGTTTTTCCAGTGTGAAGGGCCCGTCATACACGGCCTGGTCATTTGCCCAGCTTGTCTGTCCTTCAACGTATACATTACCA from the Bacteroidales bacterium genome contains:
- a CDS encoding glycosyltransferase, giving the protein MPQPGISVITPTFNAAKTLEKCILSVARQNYPAIEHIIMDGNSTDETVALIRKLQKQFSHIRLFSEKDSGVYDAINHGMEQSKGEWLYFLGADDLLYNDTVLNDLAREGVFATERVIYGNVYVEGQTSWANDQAVYDGPFTLEKLLRKNICHQALFYPRSVIQTVGYFNTKYSTTADWDYNLRCFTRYEFFFVDRIIAFFHAGGISTDKTDDSITGDFPENLISYFGINPWNGEQYDRDSPFFYHMAQYREKAYQDRIKELIQKNSDLEDDLAKLQKSCLEKTNHLNAVISDLQEQVRSSQQKNKLLQDEQSDLLEQIKSLQLNIQGLQDEQSKMSRQNLFLTGELDRIRAKMGELNALIEERQNRIETILKSYTWKTGNLILAPLKYLSDHTKKNKGT